One Chloroflexota bacterium genomic region harbors:
- a CDS encoding helix-turn-helix domain-containing protein translates to MLTVRQVAELWQLNEGRVRRMCHAGLIRHIRIGRWIRIPSHTLQEDLHALLDSGQPGLSSHQDQKWNA, encoded by the coding sequence ATGCTCACCGTCCGGCAGGTTGCCGAACTTTGGCAACTCAACGAGGGGCGCGTACGCCGCATGTGCCACGCCGGCCTCATCCGCCACATCCGCATCGGGCGTTGGATCCGCATCCCCAGCCACACGCTGCAAGAAGACCTTCACGCGCTGCTCGATTCCGGGCAGCCCGGGTTGAGCAGCCACCAGGACCAGAAATGGAACGCATGA
- a CDS encoding tyrosine-type recombinase/integrase has protein sequence MAHIRKRGPRRWEVSVHLGGGKRRWHSVRGTKRQAERVAARLEEDVQSGALVEPTAATLGTYLEQWLESHVRLHNAPRTYQDYRYHVERFLQPRLGHLRLTHVRPLHLQGLQVELRQQGLTRTADYVHQVVRKALNDAVRLQLLARNPALAARPPRSRPKPADIPSVEDVRAALTAIRGTELELPIRLAVTTGVRPGELVALRWRDLDLEAGRARIRQSLQRIKGQGLVFAPTKTHRSTRTIALDATVVEQLTRHREGQEEHRRELSPCYDDLDLVFAQADGRPIEPSVLLARFQRVLHRAGLPSLRTKDLRHVHASIMLSEGVHPRVVQEQLGHASITLTLDTYSHVTPGIQSEAVQRVGKVLDA, from the coding sequence ATGGCTCACATTCGCAAGCGCGGCCCCCGCCGCTGGGAGGTATCCGTCCACCTCGGCGGCGGCAAGCGCCGCTGGCACTCCGTGCGTGGCACCAAGCGGCAGGCCGAGCGCGTCGCTGCACGATTGGAAGAGGACGTGCAGTCCGGAGCGCTCGTCGAACCCACCGCGGCCACCCTCGGGACATACCTTGAGCAGTGGCTCGAATCCCACGTCCGCCTCCACAACGCCCCGCGCACCTATCAGGACTACCGCTATCACGTTGAGCGGTTCCTTCAACCCCGGCTGGGGCACCTTAGGCTCACCCATGTACGCCCCCTGCATCTGCAAGGACTCCAAGTCGAGCTGCGCCAGCAGGGCCTCACCCGAACGGCGGACTACGTGCACCAAGTGGTGCGAAAAGCCCTAAACGATGCCGTCCGACTCCAATTGCTGGCGCGAAATCCGGCCCTGGCAGCTCGCCCGCCACGTTCACGACCGAAGCCCGCAGACATCCCCAGCGTTGAAGACGTCCGGGCCGCGCTGACCGCGATCCGCGGTACCGAACTGGAGCTGCCGATCCGCCTGGCCGTAACGACGGGCGTGCGCCCCGGCGAACTCGTGGCGCTGCGCTGGCGCGACCTCGACCTCGAAGCTGGCAGGGCGCGGATCCGGCAGTCGCTGCAGCGCATCAAGGGGCAGGGGCTGGTCTTCGCGCCGACCAAGACGCATCGCAGCACGCGCACGATTGCGCTCGACGCCACCGTAGTCGAACAGCTAACTAGGCACCGCGAGGGCCAGGAGGAGCACCGCCGGGAGCTCAGTCCATGCTATGACGACCTCGATCTCGTCTTTGCCCAAGCCGACGGTCGCCCTATCGAGCCCAGCGTCCTGCTCGCCCGCTTCCAGCGTGTGCTCCACCGGGCAGGCCTGCCGTCGCTCCGCACTAAGGATCTCCGGCATGTCCACGCCAGCATCATGCTCAGTGAGGGTGTGCATCCGCGGGTCGTCCAGGAGCAATTGGGCCACGCCAGCATTACGCTGACGCTCGATACCTACTCCCACGTCACACCCGGCATCCAGTCGGAGGCCGTGCAGCGTGTGGGCAAAGTCTTGGACGCGTAA
- a CDS encoding replication-relaxation family protein: MRVRVGSRQLQVLRLLFTHRLLTAAQVQALAFETATRRTCEICLQRLHRKGWVVRAEPLHGGAGGGRSGYVYGLSAAGADVLVALAGIPLADIPTVAGPEALEPRYVNHQLAVNRCMLAIRQACQADPGATLREWRADPHARVRYQVGRSWRTVHPDAIAEVAVDGRCRWIYLEVDRGTAELRRYGLKLRRYAHFYLSGSWRREYATFPEVRIVTAHRPRVQRMLIEVEDALHGFNQADHEALIAGLVVAVTWEAAFLADPAAAVWGCIFAGDSHEPLLASADRTADPARDQPW; encoded by the coding sequence ATGCGCGTCCGTGTGGGATCCCGGCAGCTCCAGGTGCTGCGCCTGCTCTTCACCCATCGCCTGCTGACGGCCGCTCAGGTCCAGGCCCTGGCCTTTGAGACCGCCACGCGGCGCACCTGCGAGATCTGCCTGCAGCGGTTGCATCGCAAAGGGTGGGTGGTGCGGGCCGAGCCCCTCCATGGGGGCGCTGGGGGCGGCCGCAGCGGCTACGTCTACGGTCTCTCCGCCGCGGGTGCCGACGTGCTCGTGGCGTTAGCCGGGATCCCGCTGGCCGACATCCCGACGGTCGCCGGGCCCGAGGCCCTGGAGCCCCGCTACGTGAATCACCAACTGGCCGTCAACCGCTGCATGCTGGCGATCCGGCAGGCCTGTCAGGCCGATCCCGGGGCCACCCTGCGCGAGTGGAGGGCCGACCCGCACGCGCGGGTGCGATATCAGGTGGGGCGGAGCTGGCGGACGGTGCACCCCGACGCCATCGCAGAGGTTGCCGTGGATGGCCGGTGCCGCTGGATCTATCTGGAAGTCGATCGGGGGACGGCGGAGTTGCGGCGCTACGGGCTCAAGCTGCGGCGCTATGCGCATTTCTATCTCTCGGGCAGTTGGAGGCGGGAGTACGCGACGTTTCCCGAGGTGCGGATCGTCACCGCCCATCGGCCGCGAGTACAGCGGATGCTGATTGAGGTCGAGGACGCGCTACATGGCTTCAACCAGGCTGACCATGAGGCGCTGATTGCTGGGCTCGTCGTGGCGGTGACGTGGGAAGCGGCGTTCCTGGCGGATCCGGCCGCGGCCGTCTGGGGATGCATCTTTGCCGGGGACAGTCACGAGCCGCTGCTTGCCAGTGCCGACCGCACCGCCGACCCAGCTCGTGATCAGCCCTGGTAG